A window from Flavobacterium gyeonganense encodes these proteins:
- the purE gene encoding 5-(carboxyamino)imidazole ribonucleotide mutase gives MSKVAIIMGSISDMPVMQDAIDILKQFNIEVEVDIVSAHRTPEKLFDFSKNAHDRGISVIIAGAGGAAHLPGMVASMSPLPVIGVPVKSSNSIDGWDSVLSILQMPGGVPVATVALNGAKNAGILAAQIIGSHDKKVLDTIIAYKEELKAAVNKAAEGLKK, from the coding sequence ATGAGCAAAGTAGCTATTATAATGGGAAGCATCTCTGACATGCCAGTTATGCAGGATGCAATCGACATATTAAAACAATTTAATATTGAAGTTGAAGTAGATATCGTTTCGGCACACAGAACGCCGGAGAAATTATTCGATTTCAGTAAAAATGCACACGATCGCGGGATTTCAGTAATTATTGCCGGAGCGGGCGGTGCGGCACATTTACCAGGAATGGTGGCTTCGATGTCTCCGCTTCCTGTAATTGGAGTTCCTGTAAAATCTAGTAATTCTATTGATGGCTGGGATTCTGTTTTATCGATTTTGCAAATGCCGGGTGGCGTTCCTGTTGCAACAGTGGCGCTAAACGGAGCAAAAAATGCCGGAATCTTAGCAGCACAAATCATCGGAAGCCATGACAAAAAAGTTTTGGATACGATTATTGCTTACAAAGAAGAGTTGAAAGCTGCGGTTAACAAAGCGGCTGAAGGTTTGAAAAAATAA
- a CDS encoding type II toxin-antitoxin system RelE/ParE family toxin, producing MTVIWAPQAKKDFWNNIDYLEAEWSEKVAFGFIEKVNTTIELLKNDNVLFIKTNFKSVYKIVITKHISLYYRIENTNLELLCFWNTFQDTKKFRL from the coding sequence ATGACTGTAATTTGGGCTCCACAAGCTAAAAAAGACTTTTGGAACAACATTGATTATTTAGAAGCAGAATGGTCTGAAAAAGTTGCTTTTGGTTTCATCGAAAAAGTAAATACCACAATAGAACTTCTAAAAAATGATAATGTTTTATTTATAAAAACCAACTTCAAAAGCGTTTATAAAATTGTCATTACCAAACATATTTCACTTTATTATCGTATCGAAAACACTAATTTAGAATTACTTTGTTTTTGGAATACTTTTCAGGATACGAAGAAATTCAGATTATGA